CATGGCGGGCAATCTGAAAGGCAAACTATTACTCGTCCATGGCGGCATAGATGAAAACGTAAATCCTTCCGCCACTTTCAAGTTAGCCGAAGCATTTATAAAAGCCGACAAACAATTTGACATGCTCATTCTTCCGAGCCAGCGCCACGGATATACCGGCGCCGCGCTGAAATATTTCACCAAAGCGCGCTGGAATTATTTTATAAAAAACCTAAGAGGCGTTGAGCCAATTTGGGAGATTGAGTGGGAGGATTGAAGAAAGTCGGCAGGCGGCAGGCATTGATCCAAAACATCGAAAACCTCGCAAAGGGAAA
This window of the Bacteroidales bacterium genome carries:
- a CDS encoding prolyl oligopeptidase family serine peptidase encodes the protein MDTTRVGIFGHSAGGYDAAHALLAYPDFYKVAVASSGDHDHRMEKAWWPEMYMGWPVDSAYHLQSNITMAGNLKGKLLLVHGGIDENVNPSATFKLAEAFIKADKQFDMLILPSQRHGYTGAALKYFTKARWNYFIKNLRGVEPIWEIEWED